One Gossypium hirsutum isolate 1008001.06 chromosome A11, Gossypium_hirsutum_v2.1, whole genome shotgun sequence genomic window carries:
- the LOC107891689 gene encoding uncharacterized protein, producing MAVRLKVTPQWRCSKHIHNFLLFSFVLADSSCHDGRRGAGLAASDRSIVYGVTSGARSQYRTGFHKYYWNLQKTQEGFTFKFEFVAKGSQSQDTSELIISGERKVKKEEFHFKVKAKDVEPNHEKEELHFKLTVTLLVSKYCVNLAHQPRKSVPSNRGHSSLWDRETMSILPWR from the exons ATGGCAGTGAGATTGAAAGTAACACCCCAGTGGAGGTGTTCTAAACACATCCACAACTTTCTACTCTTCTCTTTTGTCTTAGCAGATTCAAG TTGTCATGATGGTCGGAGAGGGGCTGGGTTGGCTGCATCTGATCGCAGCATTGTTTATGGTGTTACCAGTGGTGCAAGGTCACAATATCGCACCGGGTTTCACAAATATTACTG GAATTTGCAGAAAACTCAGGAAGGCTTTACATTCAAGTTTGAGTTTGTGGCAAAGGGTTCACAGTCGCAAGATACATCTGAATTGATAATCAGTGGAGAAAGAAAGGTGAAGAAGGAAGAATTCCACTTCAAAGTCAAGGCGAAGGATGTAGAGCCAAATCATGAGAAGGAAGAATTGCATTTTAAATTGACTGTGACTCTTTTAGTCTCGAAGTACTGCGTTAACTTGGCCCACCAGCCTCGAAAGTCAGTGCCATCAAACCGGGGGCACTCCAGCTTGTGGGATCGTGAAACAATGTCCATCCTACCTTGGCGTTGA